The following DNA comes from Minwuia thermotolerans.
CGTCGCCTGGATACGGGTCCAGTGGCCGGCGGCGTGGGCGGCGCGGAGATTGGCGTCGTAGATGATGCGGAGCCGCCGGTCGGAGCCGAGCTGCGCCTCGATCGTCTCGCCGGTGAGCTCGTCGAACATGGGCTTGCGGCCCCACCAGCCCAGCTCCTTCAGCCGGGGCGTGAGCGTCTTGCGGAAATCCTGGAACGTCGTCCCGCCGGCCAGGGCGCGATCGAGCTCGCCCCGGATCGCCTCCATGACGTCGAGGCGCATCGCCTTGGCCACCGTGAAGGCCTGGCCGTGCTGCTCGGCCGAGACGTCGCGCCAGCTGAAGCCGGTGAGGTAGCCTTTGGAGCGGAAGAAGGCGACGGCCTCGGCCGGCGGCAGCGGTTCGAGCTCGATCGCCACGGCTCAGGCGTCCTCGTCCAGGCCCACCCCGATGCGGCCGGCAAGCTTCGCCTGGAACAGGATGTCGCCCAGCCTTTCCACGGCGCCGTCCGGCGGCTCGCCGCCGACCAGCCGGCGCAGGCGCCGCTCGAAGTCGTCGAAGTCGTCGGCCTCGGCCAGCTCGCCCAGGGCGTCGGCGACAAGGTCGGAGAGCGGGTCGTAGCCCTCCGATTCCAGCGCCGCGATCGCGAGGTTGTCGAGCATGTCGGCTTCCGCGCCGGTCGCAGCTGCGGTCGTGAGGCGGTCGCGCCGGGCGGCGGTCTCGGCCGGGTCCGCCGCCGGATCGTCCGTCCCGCCCGGCGGCGGGACTGCCTGCGGCGCCGGCGCCACCAGCAGCTCTGCGCCTTCGTCCGGATCGGCGAAGCCCAGCATGTCGCGGATCTCCGACATCTGCACCTTCAGGCCCATCGGCACGAAGGTCTTGAGCCCGTCGATCCGCTTGTCCAGCGGAATGTCGTCGGGCGCCACCAGGCGCATCCTGGGATAGGCGCGCCGCGGCCCGAGGTTGAGATCGACCAGCGGCTTGACCAGGTCGCGCGCCAGCGTGGCGCAGAGCTGGCGGGCGTCGGCGTCGCGAATGTCCTCGCGCACGTCGTCGTGGACCCGGCCCACGGCGTGACCGCCGGCGATGGCGTCGGTGGTCGCGGTCTGGCCCAGCACCAGCTTGGAGGCCTGCTGGTCGAGATAGGCGCAGAGCCGCTCGAACAGGTCGATATTGCCGGCGAGCTTGGCCTCGATCAGCTCGATCTCCATCGAGCGCGGCACGATGCCGGCCATGTCGGTGCCGATGGCGCTGACCGCGTTGAGCAGAACCTTCCGGTCTTCCGCGCTCGCGCCGGCATCGTAGCGGCCGATGCGGATCGGGTGGCCGAAGGTCTCGGCGAAGACGATCCAGTCCTTCAGCCCGAAGTTCTGGAACAGGTAGAGCCAGGCCGCCGCCCGGGCCAGGCCGGCGCGGATCGGGATGCCGGACTTG
Coding sequences within:
- a CDS encoding DUF935 domain-containing protein: MPETRILDQYGRPIERGKLTEELAAPSLRSVRQVISDHPEAGLTPARLARLLLDAEQGEPTAYLELAEAMEEKYPHYAAVVGVRKRAVAGLELQVEAASDAADDVKAADLVREAVVRDGIEDELIDLLDGIAKGYAVAEIIWRQEARAWWPERLEWRDPRWFRPSIEDGTTLLLRDIAGDLPLAPFKFITHHARAKSGIPIRAGLARAAAWLYLFQNFGLKDWIVFAETFGHPIRIGRYDAGASAEDRKVLLNAVSAIGTDMAGIVPRSMEIELIEAKLAGNIDLFERLCAYLDQQASKLVLGQTATTDAIAGGHAVGRVHDDVREDIRDADARQLCATLARDLVKPLVDLNLGPRRAYPRMRLVAPDDIPLDKRIDGLKTFVPMGLKVQMSEIRDMLGFADPDEGAELLVAPAPQAVPPPGGTDDPAADPAETAARRDRLTTAAATGAEADMLDNLAIAALESEGYDPLSDLVADALGELAEADDFDDFERRLRRLVGGEPPDGAVERLGDILFQAKLAGRIGVGLDEDA